A region of the Microcystis aeruginosa FD4 genome:
CTGTTTTCCGATCCGAGAGCCGCCAATGCGATCGCTTACAAGAATGATCGCCTGGATGCCGCCGCTTCTGGGGCGGCATTTGCCCGCGGCTTCCTCAAAGTTGCCGATTTCATTAATCAGACTGAGGCGCGGTGCCAACAGAGACTTCATCTCACTGCCCACAGCATGGGCAATTATGTCTTGCGCCATGCTCTACAGGAATTGAAAAGGCAAGTCGGCAACCAACTGCCCAGACTGTTCGATCAGGTTCTGATGATGGCAGCCGATGAGGATGATGATGCTTTCGATCTCGACTACAAATTGTTGTCTCTGTCCCGGATCACCCGCCGGACAAGTGTCTATTTCAACCGCAACGACCTCGCTCTTTGGGCCAGTGATAAGCTTAAGGGTAATACCGCCCGTCTGGGGACAGATGGTCCAATCCAGCCTCGACAACTTCCTCGCAATGTCTATCCGATCGATTGTACCCGCGTGGTATCTCGTTTTACAGATCCTTCAGAGCATGGCTATTATCTGAATGTCCCTCGGGTTGTCAGGGATATGCGTCTAGTATTAGGGAATCAAATTCCCCCCGATGAAATTCCAGGTCGGAAGTACGTCGCTGAAACTAATCGCTATCGACTCCTAGAATGAGTGAAGTTTAATTTACTGCCCTAAAATGCAAACGCCTATCACAAAGGTTTTAAAGTGATTGGGAGATTTGACTTTATCTTAGCGTCAGCAGAAGTCCCATACTCCGCAGTCTAAGTGTCACAACTCATTGTTCGCTTAATTTTTTAAGGGAAGGGTTTTAAAATTGCTGTTACCTTTATACTGTATGCTTTTTAGCGAATAAGGTAGGTAGAACAGTGTCGAGAGTGCGATCTCCAATTGGCTCGCTCAAACCCCAATCAATTCGTTAACCTCAAAATGGTCTTTTTGTACTAACAAATATCCGAGTAGAACAATCAATGCGTTTGCCAGACTGCACTTAAGACAATTTACCAAATTTTCGGTTCGAGAAATGAGCGAACGGTGAGTAATTACTTAGCACACAGAGTTAATTTTGTCAAGCAAAATTTTGACCGCATCGATCATCACATCCGGTTGATCCATCCAGACAAAATGACTACTTTTATCCGCTTGTATTTCCATAAAATCTCCGGATAACTTGCCTAATTCTAGGTGCATCTCCTCCCGGAGTTGATTGGCACTTTTGAGGGGAATAAAGCGAGTCCAAAGGGAAGGTTTAAAAAAAGAATTAGCTTTAATACTAACTATCGGTAAATTGCCGAAATTGTTAGCCTCACTTACCTGACGAGCGCTTTGGTCGAGATTAAGCATTTCTCTACTCATCGTCATCCAGTGTTTAGCGCGACAGAAAGAACGCTTAACTCGATCACAAGAATCTAGGGAAAAGCGACGCAATTCTGGTTTTAATAATTCAAAAACTCCCAGAACTCTCAGAACTCGTATAATGCCTAAAATTGAGCCGATAATCGACATCAAAAATCCAGAGATGAAAAATAATTTTAATGCCTTTAATGCTGGCGACATTTTCAGCATTCCTTTCTCATGTAAACCGTCGGTGAGTACCAAACCCACTACTTTTTCTGGGAAGAGATGAGCATACAGTCGAACATTATAACTGCCAAAAGAATCACCAATTAAAATATAAGGCGGTTCTATTTTTGCTTGGGTGAGTAATTGATCTAATTCCTGAACAATTTGGTAGCTAGTCCGGGGATATGGACTAGAATCGCTCCAACCATAACCCGCTCGATCATAAATACAAACCCTAGCCAATTGTGACAATTCTTCTAGCAAAAAGTATCCCTCAATTCCCCCTAAACTAGGGTCAATAATAATAGTGGGACTAGCCTCTCCCGCTAGACAAAAATGTCGGCGATATTTACCCACATTAATCAAATTACCCGGAGGGGCTTTTTGTTCTTCTAACCAAACAGATAGCGTCT
Encoded here:
- a CDS encoding alpha/beta hydrolase gives rise to the protein MTTIYFATNRNLVTSNDLEAGFDFGSTFSQDGLANLRFGKAEVTGENFSQYQIQVAPENLLGDPPVLGSQEIALQVRKQMIENAEDTLIFIHGFNVSFRSALTAAAQLHQVLTARDPGDTEPPLKLNICLFSWPSDGALLFSDPRAANAIAYKNDRLDAAASGAAFARGFLKVADFINQTEARCQQRLHLTAHSMGNYVLRHALQELKRQVGNQLPRLFDQVLMMAADEDDDAFDLDYKLLSLSRITRRTSVYFNRNDLALWASDKLKGNTARLGTDGPIQPRQLPRNVYPIDCTRVVSRFTDPSEHGYYLNVPRVVRDMRLVLGNQIPPDEIPGRKYVAETNRYRLLE
- a CDS encoding alpha/beta fold hydrolase → MSLSIRGIILVATTIYQTLSVWLEEQKAPPGNLINVGKYRRHFCLAGEASPTIIIDPSLGGIEGYFLLEELSQLARVCIYDRAGYGWSDSSPYPRTSYQIVQELDQLLTQAKIEPPYILIGDSFGSYNVRLYAHLFPEKVVGLVLTDGLHEKGMLKMSPALKALKLFFISGFLMSIIGSILGIIRVLRVLGVFELLKPELRRFSLDSCDRVKRSFCRAKHWMTMSREMLNLDQSARQVSEANNFGNLPIVSIKANSFFKPSLWTRFIPLKSANQLREEMHLELGKLSGDFMEIQADKSSHFVWMDQPDVMIDAVKILLDKINSVC